From a region of the Lactuca sativa cultivar Salinas chromosome 4, Lsat_Salinas_v11, whole genome shotgun sequence genome:
- the LOC111910002 gene encoding U-box domain-containing protein 4 → MDPHLTTTTSVSPAVVTADHTPTAASITHTLTLIHDNNHDPFTKIQAAKEIRRLTKTSQRCRRQFSDAIVPLVSMLRSPSLEAKAAALLALLNLAVQDETNKISIVDAGALEQIVSLFELKNTNMQEHATALLATLSASVAKRSTIGKSGAIPFLVKIIDKGTPQAKFDAVLALSNLSSESDNLKIILESKPIPNLVQILKTSKKSSKISEKCTALLEALVGFEDGRVALTSEDGGVLAVVEVLERGSPQNREHAVGTLLTMCETDRCRYREPILKEGVIPGLLELTVQGTLNSQKKAHTLLRLLRESPYPRSEMEPDTLENIVCDIISQIEGEEQSGNAKQMLADMVQVSMEQSLRHLQQRALVCTPSDLPIASNCGSKVSLKYK, encoded by the exons ATGGATCCCCacctcaccaccaccacctccgtcTCCCCCGCCGTCGTCACCGCAGATCATACACCGACAGCCGCTTCCATCACTCACACCCTCACTCTCATCCACGACAACAACCATGATCCTTTTACCAAAATCCAAGCCGCTAAAGAGATCCGTCGCCTCACCAAAACCTCCCAGCGCTGCCGTCGTCAGTTTTCCGACGCCATCGTTCCCCTCGTCTCCATGCTCCGGTCTCCTTCCCTTGAAGCCAAGGCCGCCGCCCTCCTCGCTCTCCTTAACCTCGCCGTACAGGACGAAAc GAACAAGATAAGTATCGTGGACGCCGGCGCATTAGAACAAATTGTGAGTTTGTTTGAATTAAAGAACACAAACATGCAAGAACACGCCACGGCATTATTAGCGACACTTTCAGCATCCGTCGCAAAAAGATCGACAATCGGAAAATCAGGGGCGATTCCGTTTCTTGTAAAGATCATCGACAAAGGAACCCCACAAGCTAAATTCGACGCCGTTTTAGCACTTTCAAATCTCTCATCCGAATCCGACAATCTCAAAATCATCCTCGAATCGAAACCTATACCTAACCTAGTACAAATCCTTAAAACCTCAAAAAAATCCTCGAAAATCTCGGAAAAATGCACCGCTCTTCTAGAAGCTTTAGTCGGTTTCGAAGACGGAAGAGTTGCGCTAACTTCGGAAGACGGCGGAGTGTTAGCAGTCGTCGAGGTTCTCGAACGTGGGTCCCCACAAAACCGGGAACACGCAGTGGGGACACTTTTAACTATGTGTGAAACCGACAGGTGTAGATATCGTGAACCGATTCTGAAAGAAGGTGTCATTCCGGGGCTCTTGGAGCTTACTGTTCAGGGAACCTTAAACTCCCAGAAGAAAGCGCACACACTCCTTCGATTACTCCGAGAATCGCCGTACCCTAGATCGGAAATGGAACCTGACACGTTGGAAAACATCGTGTGCGACATAATTTCGCAGATCGAAGGAGAAGAGCAATCGGGAAATGCGAAACAAATGCTGGCTGATATGGTGCAAGTTAGCATGGAGCAGAGTTTGAGACATTTACAGCAACGGGCTTTGGTTTGTACGCCGTCGGATTTACCGATTGCTAGTAATTGTGGGTCCAAAGTTTCTTTAAAATATAAgtga